The DNA sequence GTCATCCTCTTGTTCATCTGATCCCCGAAACCGCCGCGGACCGAAACGCTGGATGATTTTCCGGTCGAGACGGCGGCCGCAGTGGATAAGAGCCATCTTCAGTTCCATCTCGACCAGGCGCTGGGAGATACCAAGGCGATCAGCGATCGCTCGCAGGGGCGTCCCGTCGGCACGCGACGCCAGCAGGATCTCCCTGCGCCGCGGCGTGAGTTCGGCCAGCGCCCGTTCGAATGCCGCGAACTCCGACCTCGCCTCGACGATTTCAGCCGGACCGGGCGTCTCG is a window from the Aliidongia dinghuensis genome containing:
- a CDS encoding RNA polymerase sigma factor; the encoded protein is MADSREILRQRLLLDYDELKTQLARRLGSAHHAEDALQDAWLRLDGTSSIGTISRPFPYLLRIAYNLGLKRRLRDREAKTLDDARAALNLVDETPGPAEIVEARSEFAAFERALAELTPRRREILLASRADGTPLRAIADRLGISQRLVEMELKMALIHCGRRLDRKIIQRFGPRRFRGSDEQEDDVG